From the genome of Pseudomonas yamanorum, one region includes:
- a CDS encoding GNAT family N-acetyltransferase — translation MGEYFQLLRRDLTGSLPAPQWPADIQLDHYHEAMAPAIHAVLSLAQEQGGGRVGSLEHWRQQFVADAEFDPKLCLVASNASGILGVSQCWTSAYIKNLAIHPCAQGMGLGRALLLHTFQVFKQRGEAFVDLKVLESNLRARRLYENAGMVFVLRDLAPED, via the coding sequence GTGGGAGAGTATTTCCAGCTGCTGCGTCGCGACCTCACCGGTAGCCTGCCCGCTCCGCAATGGCCGGCGGACATCCAGCTGGATCATTACCACGAAGCCATGGCTCCGGCGATTCACGCGGTATTGAGCCTGGCCCAGGAACAAGGCGGCGGACGTGTCGGTTCCCTTGAACATTGGCGTCAGCAGTTCGTTGCCGATGCCGAGTTCGATCCAAAACTGTGCCTGGTGGCGAGTAACGCCAGCGGCATCCTGGGTGTGTCCCAATGCTGGACCAGCGCCTACATCAAGAACCTGGCCATTCACCCCTGTGCCCAGGGCATGGGGTTGGGCCGGGCGTTATTGCTGCACACCTTCCAGGTGTTCAAGCAACGCGGCGAGGCGTTTGTCGACCTCAAGGTGCTGGAGTCCAACCTGCGGGCCCGCCGCCTGTATGAAAATGCCGGCATGGTGTTTGTGCTTCGGGACCTTGCCCCCGAAGACTGA
- a CDS encoding YkgJ family cysteine cluster protein, producing MNTHFSCVGCGKCCTDHHVPLTLEEARSWAADGGNVIVLVEGFLGTGLGLPELQREHAQRRSAIVPSGNTEAYVAITFAAYNAGRCRNLDEDNRCRIYERRPLVCRIYPMEINPHIPLNPGAKDCPPESWEQGPALIVGGELMDKELAELISRSRQADRDDIQAKEAVCGLLGIHTTALKGDGFTAYLPDMGLFAQAIELATQEAVPANEWVFHVSGMDIAEQLLDAGARIATEVPANYAFISLRAA from the coding sequence ATGAATACCCACTTTTCCTGCGTCGGTTGCGGCAAATGCTGCACTGACCACCATGTGCCCCTGACCCTCGAAGAAGCCCGCAGTTGGGCGGCTGACGGCGGCAATGTCATCGTGCTGGTGGAGGGTTTCCTGGGCACGGGCCTTGGCCTGCCCGAGTTGCAGCGTGAGCACGCACAACGCCGTTCCGCCATCGTGCCCAGCGGCAATACCGAAGCGTATGTGGCAATCACCTTTGCCGCCTATAACGCCGGGCGCTGCCGGAATCTTGACGAGGACAACCGTTGCCGCATTTACGAGCGGCGGCCGTTGGTGTGCCGCATCTACCCGATGGAGATCAACCCGCACATCCCGCTGAACCCGGGCGCCAAGGACTGCCCGCCGGAATCCTGGGAGCAGGGGCCGGCGCTGATCGTGGGGGGCGAGTTGATGGACAAGGAACTGGCCGAGCTGATCAGCCGGTCACGTCAGGCTGATCGCGACGATATCCAGGCCAAGGAAGCGGTGTGTGGGTTGCTGGGCATCCATACCACGGCGCTCAAGGGCGATGGATTTACCGCGTACTTGCCGGACATGGGCCTGTTTGCCCAGGCGATCGAATTGGCGACCCAAGAGGCGGTGCCGGCCAATGAGTGGGTGTTTCATGTGTCCGGGATGGACATTGCCGAGCAGTTGCTGGATGCCGGCGCCCGGATTGCCACCGAGGTGCCGGCCAACTATGCGTTCATTTCGTTACGGGCGGCTTGA
- a CDS encoding transporter substrate-binding domain-containing protein: protein MVPIRTCVVLLSLMVSVFSSTAASDQPRREIRFAVAAQFPPFQSRNQQGQLVGLNIELGNALCIQLNVRCTWVDQILVENYPALEARQFDAIMGMAPTSRRHQRVSFTDDLYPITTRLVARRKSGLKPTPQSLKGKRVGVLVGSNREAFALSKWAPKGVIIKGFWRNDELIRSLLAGDIDATLQGMVEIREALLDTPEGQNFDFLGPALSTELLGNGVGIALRKPDTALRSTLNCALEQLKQSGEYQRIIAPYRLDAPPARP from the coding sequence GTGGTTCCTATACGCACCTGTGTCGTGCTGTTGTCGCTGATGGTCAGCGTTTTCTCCTCGACTGCGGCCAGTGATCAACCACGGCGCGAAATTCGTTTCGCCGTCGCTGCACAATTCCCTCCTTTCCAAAGCCGCAATCAACAAGGCCAACTGGTGGGGCTGAACATCGAATTGGGCAACGCCCTGTGCATACAGCTCAATGTGCGATGTACCTGGGTAGACCAGATCCTGGTGGAAAATTACCCTGCCCTTGAAGCCAGGCAATTCGACGCAATCATGGGTATGGCCCCGACGTCGAGGCGGCACCAGCGGGTAAGTTTCACCGATGACCTTTATCCGATCACCACGCGTCTGGTGGCCCGCAGGAAGTCAGGTTTGAAACCAACGCCACAGTCGTTGAAGGGCAAGCGCGTCGGGGTGCTGGTGGGCAGTAACCGCGAAGCCTTTGCCCTGTCGAAGTGGGCGCCAAAAGGCGTCATCATCAAGGGTTTCTGGCGCAACGACGAACTGATCCGCAGCCTGTTGGCGGGGGACATCGATGCCACCTTGCAAGGCATGGTGGAAATCCGTGAGGCGCTGCTCGACACCCCCGAGGGCCAGAATTTCGACTTCCTCGGCCCCGCCCTCTCTACCGAACTGTTGGGTAACGGCGTAGGGATTGCATTGCGCAAGCCAGATACGGCATTGCGCAGCACCCTCAATTGCGCCCTTGAGCAACTGAAGCAAAGCGGCGAGTACCAGCGCATCATCGCGCCCTACCGGCTTGATGCACCGCCCGCCAGGCCGTAA
- a CDS encoding efflux RND transporter periplasmic adaptor subunit — translation MHIQRKPALIVGVLVVLAVVAWVVTRPAKTKLTASAAIPVRVISVKQQDIPGFVSGIGSVLSLHSVVIRPQIDGILTKLLVKEGQLVKAGDLLATIDDRSIRATLDQAKAQLGESQAQLQVALVNLKRYKELSIDDGVSKQTYDQQQALVNQLKATAQGNQAAIDSAQVQLSYTQIRSPVTGRVGIRTVDEGNFLRMSDTQGLFSVTQIDPIAVEFSLPQQMLPTLQRLIAAQLPADVNAYMGADTDGQTGDLLGEGRLSLIDNQISGTTGTIRAKAEFSNSAQKLWPGQLVTIRIQTALHKNALVVPPTVVQRGLDSHFVYRVNGDKVDIVPVQVLYQNSDMNILQGVQAGDVLVSDGQSRLKAGAQVDVLKEPPQVIQTVDAKVQP, via the coding sequence ATGCACATTCAACGAAAACCTGCCTTGATCGTGGGCGTCCTTGTGGTACTGGCTGTGGTTGCCTGGGTGGTGACCCGCCCGGCCAAGACCAAACTGACTGCGTCGGCAGCGATTCCGGTGCGTGTGATCAGCGTCAAACAGCAGGACATCCCGGGTTTTGTCAGCGGCATCGGTTCGGTGCTGTCGTTGCACAGCGTGGTGATTCGCCCGCAGATCGACGGCATCCTCACCAAATTGCTGGTCAAGGAAGGTCAACTGGTGAAGGCCGGTGACCTGCTGGCGACCATTGATGACCGTTCGATCCGCGCCACCCTGGACCAGGCCAAGGCGCAACTCGGGGAAAGCCAGGCGCAACTGCAAGTCGCGCTGGTCAACCTCAAGCGCTACAAGGAACTGAGCATCGACGACGGCGTGTCCAAGCAGACCTATGACCAGCAACAAGCCCTGGTCAACCAGCTCAAGGCCACGGCCCAAGGCAACCAGGCTGCCATCGATTCGGCCCAGGTGCAGCTTTCATACACCCAGATTCGCTCTCCGGTCACCGGGCGCGTCGGGATTCGTACGGTGGATGAAGGCAACTTCCTGCGCATGAGCGACACCCAGGGCTTGTTCTCCGTGACCCAGATCGACCCGATTGCCGTCGAGTTCTCCCTGCCGCAACAAATGCTGCCGACCCTGCAACGCCTGATCGCCGCGCAACTGCCCGCTGACGTCAACGCCTACATGGGCGCCGACACCGACGGCCAGACCGGCGACCTGCTGGGCGAAGGTCGCCTGAGCCTGATCGACAACCAGATCAGCGGCACCACCGGCACCATCCGCGCCAAGGCCGAGTTCAGCAACAGCGCGCAAAAACTCTGGCCGGGGCAACTGGTGACAATCCGCATCCAGACCGCCCTGCACAAGAACGCCCTGGTTGTGCCACCCACTGTGGTACAGCGCGGCCTGGATTCGCACTTCGTGTACCGGGTCAACGGTGACAAGGTCGACATCGTGCCGGTGCAGGTGCTGTACCAGAACAGCGACATGAACATCCTCCAGGGTGTGCAGGCCGGCGACGTGCTGGTCAGCGACGGCCAGTCACGGCTCAAGGCAGGCGCTCAGGTCGACGTGCTCAAGGAGCCGCCGCAGGTGATCCAGACCGTTGATGCCAAGGTGCAGCCATGA